The proteins below are encoded in one region of Ignavibacteria bacterium:
- a CDS encoding cell division protein ZapA yields the protein MESKSVKVRIFGTEYPLRGESEEMTKQVAKYVDEMIHIVHEKIPEQSPLTIAVLSALNITEELFRERNLKSTAPLEVEREVQQMISYLDASLQA from the coding sequence ATGGAATCAAAAAGTGTAAAAGTTAGAATCTTCGGAACGGAATATCCTCTGCGCGGCGAAAGCGAAGAGATGACGAAACAAGTTGCGAAGTATGTGGACGAAATGATTCACATTGTTCACGAAAAAATCCCAGAACAATCGCCGCTAACAATCGCAGTTCTTTCCGCGTTAAACATTACAGAAGAATTATTTCGCGAACGCAATTTGAAATCAACAGCGCCATTGGAAGTGGAACGCGAAGTGCAGCAAATGATTTCGTATCTCGATGCAAGTTTGCAAGCATAA